In the Kitasatospora terrestris genome, one interval contains:
- a CDS encoding globin domain-containing protein, which yields MPFDPAVIRASFAVVERRADQLTKFFYAHLFTHNPGVQELFPDRLAEQRDRLFAALTQLVLRLEEPEKLTGYLAALGRDHRKFQAAPEHFPAVGASLIAALKHFSGHAWTPEIEKAWTEAYTVISQAMIDAAAAVPAGTPAWWEAEVVDRRRAAPDIAVLTLAPDRPYPFTAGQYLTAGSPRQPRVWRPYSIACAPRPDGTLELHVRRVPGGLLSTALVNDVMPGERLRLGPPLGDAVLDPHSDRPLLAVAGGTGWAQVKSLIEQLALDGGRPASVFLAARSDADQYDLPAVEELVVRHTWLRVALAAPADGGTRPEATELLREGLRRYGDCAGHDIHLSGPPDLAPEIARQLLGQGADPELLRHDPVADTFNRSRPLTPAEWFLDQRDIPWINRTELGG from the coding sequence GTGCCCTTCGACCCCGCGGTCATCCGCGCCAGCTTCGCCGTCGTCGAGCGCCGCGCCGACCAGCTGACCAAGTTCTTCTACGCCCACCTGTTCACCCACAACCCCGGCGTCCAGGAGCTCTTCCCGGACCGCCTCGCCGAACAGCGCGACCGGCTCTTCGCCGCCCTCACCCAACTGGTGCTGCGGCTGGAGGAGCCGGAGAAGCTGACCGGCTACCTGGCTGCGCTCGGGCGCGACCACCGCAAGTTCCAGGCCGCGCCCGAGCACTTCCCCGCCGTCGGGGCCAGCCTGATCGCCGCGCTCAAGCACTTCTCCGGCCACGCCTGGACGCCCGAGATCGAGAAGGCGTGGACCGAGGCGTACACGGTGATCTCCCAGGCGATGATCGACGCCGCGGCCGCCGTCCCGGCCGGGACCCCCGCCTGGTGGGAGGCCGAGGTGGTGGACCGCCGACGCGCCGCCCCCGACATCGCCGTGCTCACCCTGGCCCCCGACCGGCCGTACCCCTTCACCGCCGGCCAGTACCTGACCGCCGGCTCGCCGCGCCAACCCCGGGTCTGGCGCCCGTACTCGATCGCCTGCGCCCCCCGCCCCGACGGGACGCTGGAACTGCACGTCCGGCGGGTGCCCGGCGGACTGCTCTCCACCGCCCTGGTGAACGACGTCATGCCGGGCGAGCGGCTGCGGCTCGGCCCGCCGCTCGGCGACGCCGTCCTCGACCCGCACTCCGACCGGCCGTTGCTCGCCGTCGCCGGCGGCACCGGCTGGGCCCAGGTCAAGTCCCTGATCGAACAGCTCGCCCTGGACGGCGGACGGCCCGCCAGCGTCTTCCTGGCCGCCCGCTCCGACGCCGACCAGTACGACCTGCCCGCCGTCGAGGAGCTGGTCGTCCGGCACACCTGGCTGCGGGTCGCGCTCGCCGCCCCCGCCGACGGCGGCACCCGGCCCGAAGCCACCGAACTGCTCCGCGAGGGCCTGCGCCGCTACGGCGACTGCGCCGGCCACGACATCCACCTCAGCGGACCGCCGGACCTCGCCCCCGAGATCGCCCGGCAACTCCTCGGCCAGGGCGCCGACCCCGAACTGCTCCGGCACGACCCGGTCGCCGACACCTTCAACCGCAGCCGCCCGCTCACCCCCGCCGAGTGGTTCCTCGACCAGCGCGACATCCCGTGGATCAACCGCACCGAACTGGGCGGGTGA
- a CDS encoding globin family protein, with the protein MTINPVLIKSSYAAIEAHGSEVTAHFYRHLFEHHPAVRPLFAEHLDEQQDRLWAAIGALVTHLEDTETLVGVLEGLGRRHAGYGALPAHFPAVGGSLLATLAHFAGDAWTPETEESWTAVYGVVTDVMGRALTAELATGSA; encoded by the coding sequence GTGACGATTAATCCCGTTCTCATCAAGAGCAGCTATGCCGCGATCGAGGCGCACGGCAGCGAGGTGACGGCCCACTTCTACCGTCACCTGTTCGAGCACCACCCGGCGGTCCGTCCGCTCTTCGCCGAGCACCTGGACGAGCAGCAGGACCGGCTCTGGGCGGCCATCGGCGCCCTGGTCACCCACCTGGAGGACACCGAGACGCTGGTCGGCGTCCTGGAGGGCCTCGGTCGCCGGCATGCGGGCTACGGCGCGCTGCCCGCGCACTTCCCGGCCGTCGGCGGGAGCCTGCTCGCCACCCTCGCGCACTTCGCCGGGGACGCCTGGACGCCCGAGACCGAGGAGTCCTGGACCGCCGTCTACGGCGTGGTCACCGACGTGATGGGCCGGGCGCTGACCGCCGAGCTCGCCACCGGATCCGCCTGA